One genomic region from Doryrhamphus excisus isolate RoL2022-K1 chromosome 14, RoL_Dexc_1.0, whole genome shotgun sequence encodes:
- the lpcat1 gene encoding lysophosphatidylcholine acyltransferase 1 yields MNPSGSRPSRWGRNPFVHNLKLSLADKITIGLMSVTVFPVRLLMVSFFMLLAWPFAFVASLGRSEFVVESQSWWRCLVDLALRVIMRAMWFCGGFHWIKVKGEKAAPSEAPILTVAPHSTYFDAIPVTFTMCSIVTKLESSSIPVWGTLINYIRPVFVFRSDHDSRRQTVEEIKRRVQSGGEWPQIMIFPEGTCTNRSSLILFKAGAFIPGLPVQPVVLRYQNKLDTVSWTWRGPGAFKILWLTLCQPHNSMEVEYLPVYTPSDEEKENPCLFASNVRIIMAKALELPLTDLSFEDREISFAQGPLRVYDPSSLLEFNQLVRRLGQKTTESLLKEQVSRVRKLREHQLGLEDLALFLHVPVSITLKQVLSLFGQNEEGQIDIRHYVIALSTIHRPSRAMETLKMAFQMYENEDSGQVHEHELAAMLEIMLGVKEVELSMVFMSLEGPDTGKITYDELRRFVAAHPHFVQDYLDFKDHPRHFCVRPRNTCNGHNCDKDN; encoded by the exons ATGAACCCGTCGGGCAGTCGCCCATCCAGATGGGGGAGGAACCCCTTCGTCCACAATTTGAAATTAAGCCTGGCAGACAAAATAACG ATTGGACTGATGTCTGTGACAGTGTTTCCAGTACGACTACTCATGGTGTCCTTCTTCATGCTGCTAGCCTGGCCCTTCGCCTTCGTGGCCTCGCTGGGACGCTCCGAGTTTGTGGTTGAGTCGCAGTCATGGTggagatg TTTAGTAGACCTAGCCCTGCGTGTCATCATGCGAGCCATGTGGTTCTGCGGAGGCTTCCATTGGATTAAAGTGAAAGGGGAAAAGGCGGCGCCTTCGGAGGCCCCCATCCTCACCGTGGCGCCACACTCCACCTACTTTGACGCCATCCCGGTCACCTTCACCATGTGCTCCATTGTTACCAAACTGGAGAGTAGCAGTATTCCGGTCTGGGGAA CTTTGATCAATTACATCAGACCGGTGTTTGTGTTCCGCTCGGATCACGACTCCAGGAGACAAACTGTAGAGGAGATCAAGAGGCGAGTGCAGTCTGGAGGGGAGTGGCCTCAG ATCATGATATTTCCAGAGGGCACTTGCACCAACAGGTCCAGTCTCATCTTATTCAAGGCTG GTGCTTTCATCCCGGGACTCCCAGTACAACCAGTAGTGTTACGGTACCAAAACAAACTG GATACAGTTTCATGGACATGGCGAGGGCCCGGAGC GTTCAAGATCCTTTGGCTCACTCTGTGCCAGCCTCATAATTCCATGGAGGTAGAG TACCTGCCTGTGTATACTCCATCGGATGAGGAGAAGGAAAACCCATGTCTGTTTGCCAGTAATGTCAGAATAATCATGGCAAA AGCGTTAGAGTTGCCGCTCACAGATCTGTCCTTCGAGGACCGAGAGATCAGCTTTGCACAGGGGCCCCTGCGCGTCTACGACCCCAGCAGCCTGCTGGAGTTTAACCAGCTGGTTCGCCGCTTGGG GCAAAAGACTACAGAGAGTTTGTTAAAGGAGCAGGTCAGCAGAGTCAGGAAGCTGCGAGAACATCAGCTGGGATTGGAGGACTTGGCCCTCTTCCTTCATGTGCCTGTTTCAATTACACTCAAACAAGTCCTCAGCCTCTTTGGCCAG AACGAAGAGGGGCAGATAGACATCAGGCACTACGTTATTGCCTTGTCTACTATTCACCGACCATCAAGGGCAATGGAGACCCTCAAGATGGCATTTCAA ATGTACGAGAATGAGGACAGCGGCCAAGTCCACGAGCATGAACTTGCCGCCATGTTGGAAATAATGCTGGGGGTGAAAGAAGTGGAGCTGTCCATGGTGTTTATGTCGCTTGAAGGGCCGGACACCGGCAAGATCACATACG ATGAACTTCGCCGTTTCGTAGCGGCGCATCCACACTTCGTCCAGGACTACCTTGATTTTAAAGACCACCCACGCCATTTCTGCGTCCGCCCACGCAACACCTGCAATGGACACAACTGCGACAAAGACAACTGA